AATTGTTTCACGTCCAAAGAGTTGACTGCAAAAACCTCATCACCCACCTTGATCCCGCTCTTATCTGCGGGAGAACCCTTCATCACCCCCTTCACTACCACACTGCCTTTATCTCTCTTTAAGGCCAAGCCCCAGCTATACACATTCGTCTCGTATTTGTCGTTTTCATATCGCTTCAGAAACATTTCCCCGGCATAAGGAAAAGGGGACAGCATAAGGAAAAGGGGACAGGCTACTTTTCCCCAATTCCTTTTCGCATAAGGAAAAGGGGACAGGCTACTTTTCCCCAATTCCTTTTCGGGGGCGCCCCTGTTTGCGCATTGTCGATTCTAGTCCACGCTCTCTACATACCATTACTTGCCACGCTTCTTCTCCGTATGGCGTTTGGCGATCTATGCTGTTCTGAAGTTTGTCCAATTCCGACTCGGTCAAAGGCGTATTCACGTACTCTGTCCACGGGCTCGGCAACTCTATCGGCAGTCCGCCCAACAAACTACACTCGATGGATCGGAAAGCGTGTGAACTCCACTTCCAGTCCGTTGCGCTAGCAACAATGTTG
The nucleotide sequence above comes from Geobacter benzoatilyticus. Encoded proteins:
- a CDS encoding PDZ domain-containing protein, which gives rise to MFLKRYENDKYETNVYSWGLALKRDKGSVVVKGVMKGSPADKSGIKVGDEVFAVNSLDVKQLSMIDLMALSLDDIIDRVELVYSGHSGRKMVVLKKEMLLPVVK